The DNA window TTCCCAGGGTGGCGAAATGGTAATGAGAAGTGAAATTGTTGggtattttctcattttcagcttttcctaattaaatcctgaaatttttgtttgaggttatgtgctactattttaaaccaaacgatacatcgaaccagtatcgaatacgatcgatTGCTTCAAGTTTTGACCATCGATAGCTTTAAGCCGACACGGATTGGAAATAAGGCACCCCCGGGTTCTCGGCATAGGCCCAAGTGATAGACTCGCTCCAGCattgactcattttttttcgagCATGTGAACCCAATTAAAacgaaatatttttatcaaatctttcaatgtaaaatatatttaccttGAGGATATAgttaaatgaaaggccttgacTTGTAGTGTAGCATAGATAACCCGAGGAGCGCACAAGTTGCAATTAACTGCGACTGCATGCTTTCATTATCATACGACTGCATCGGGGTGTTACGTATGTTGCTTGTaaactaattgaaggggcttttCGTGTTGAACTTGATTACAATAACATTGAAAAAAGATCCTGTTTATTTTTCTCAGCATCGCGCATCGTATATCTCTCCTCTGGTCGTCTAATTGCCGAAATCGGCATTTTTTGTGCTAATGATATAAAAGTTTTACATTTTCTTGGTTTACAAATTACGTTTTTATTTCCTTTAGTCGCAGTTGTTTAATCAGTAAGCATCAAGGGTCTGCCGGAGAAATTATGTTTACAGGCATTCAATTTGGTATTTggtagtttttttcttcttcttctcctttcaaTATAAAATCTTATAGAAGGGATTTAATTCAAATAACTGCTAAATAAGATAGTTGATACGGAGGTACAGAAAACCACAATTATGctgttttatttcttaattagtgaaaattgtcataattttgcaatttggaactaaaatatctggctcagtttagaaacaacgtttgtGCCGTTAGCTTATCTATGTTCATGAGTGTTTTTGGCAGATGggctaaaaattgtagttcctaattgcaaaatgtagtccgactAACACTTGCGCTAAGACCGTAGGTACCAGCCACAACGTGATGAGCACATCTCTCAGTGTTCTGTattgacgtgctaaggaagaacgccgtatgatcattcgagagttgccaaatttccttcaataaaatatttattttttcaggaaagatatgcatattttcccttgaaaacaGGGACTTTCGgtaaaattgcgcacaaaattatctgtaaaatctaaaggaaaatattcataaattaatcagaaaatgcgtgttttatcaaagaaaatttggcaacgcctgaaggttcttacggcgtttttgtttagcacggcagtgtaccaTACTTATAAAGCAGAAATTCTTCGCTGATTGCATGTGCAAGGAGGCGAGAACTTATAACTCAATTCATTTCCTTGAACGGTTGACGCTACCAACGAACGTTGCACGGTTCCCATTTCAGCGAAGGCTCGAAAAGCGAAAAGTCAAAGTTCCGAAGGCACCAgtaaaagaggagagaaaaaatcagaGTGACTTATGTCGATTGCCGATTATATGCTAAAGAGAGGAACCGGAGTCAACAGTTCCCGAGCTGTTGCCAAGAATAGAGCACTatgcgatattttttcttcaaaattttacgaggaaaatgaATCACCCAATACAACGGATAGAGTCTGGAAAACAGCTCGCAGGTAAAATTCaagtgtttacaattaacattggttaCCCAAATGGCGGTGTTATTCGATGGGCTTGGacaggcttggaggacaaggcgcataagttgttttttttttttttttttttttttttttttccattcagtATAATACAAAATTATAGTACATACAATAAAATGTTCAGACCAACATACTGGTCTTTTTACagttaattttaataattaatgTTACCTAAAAATTCCACGAGCACTTTTTGGGtgggcgcataagtgcagtttttgcaattttgactAATGCGTATTCAAAGTTTCATAATTACGtgaatccttatggcggaaagaaagttcaatctgacttttgatgcttaaatatTGAACttcgggagcaaatttttcacggaatatgcattaagattagttttacctgaaatcatcaatgtctcaatttttttcacaaactgCTGCACTTTTGCGCgatgtcctccaagcccctcatttgtgtTATGCCTAACTTTCATTTGATCTgcgttaaaaataattgttatCTCCTTCTTAAGTTAGTTTCTGAACTTCCCGTCGTGTTATGTAAGATTTTAACGAGATAACATGTGACCTTTTTCCGGTGCAGATCTTGTCTGATGGCCACATGACGCGTATCGCAGTTTGATAAAAGAATACTGCAATAAATGATCTTGAGACCAGAAAGAATAAGCAACGAATATAACAATTtgaacatgaattttttgaatttaaataagaatgATCGATTACGTCGATCCAATTTTCTAAGATCCATCTGAGTTCAAATAAGATTACTAATAAGACTGCAACGTCATAGTCCGGCGGTTAAAAATCATTCTCttcctttattattttttccgtgtgaagCCTAATGCACTAACCAAGCTTTtgattcaaaattcaatttgattCAAATGTAAACGCATATATAATTAGACGTGGATCAAAATTTGACTCCTAACTATAGACTGACAGCAtcagctttttaaaaacggaaAAGAATAATCAGATTGTGCATGCAGAAGTTGCGCTTTAGGTGATAAATGTTATAAATTAGTCTTCTAAATTTGCAGAGAGTGAAGAGACTTTAGAAAaactgattgattttttttgaaattgatcaAATAATTGCTATTACAGCACTATGTGCCTGTTGAATTGAGGCTCTAAAACTCAGTTGAAGAATTCATGCGGAACGACAATGGGACAAGTTCAAATtatattcaaaactttgattAAAAATCTCATCTACCATTTTCACGATAAGCACAAATACAGTACACCGAGGGTAGTTTAAGAGGATCTGCTACGgtgcgaaaatgatttttctcaaaactaaaaCATAAGTGTCAAAAATAttagggtatttttttttcattaattccaTGGCTCTCACACGTgtgtttatattatttttttttttcttaatgcaGGATTTGAAGGAATATAAGCCACCAAAAAGCAATGCCTTTTAAAATGAGCTTGGAATCCAATTTAATCATCGTATTATCAAACGTTACCCTGTAAATGTAATGCAATTTgattagttttagttttaatccatgtagatagatacaaggaaatacttgtagtagttacgttacattgaaataaaatttctcgaaaaaaagaagaagaaaaaaaagaatccaattgtaaaaagtattgcACTGTGAGCAAAGAGGCAACGCTACCTTGGCGTTACTTCAACGGTTTGTGGGGAGCTTAATCAGGTTGTTCACCATAAATCGAGGAATCATGGATCAAACGGATGAAATCTGTGCTCGAGATAATCATAGCCTCCTGGCTTATTTATGCCAGTGAACTGCACGCTTTCGTATTATTTTAGTTAATCGCGCGGGCACAGGCGGGATCAGCCCTCCGGCTCCGACAAACCTCAATCCATCATCCAACTCCGCAGGAAATTTCTCCAGGAGCACGAAGCAACCCTCCTTACAGATCGCGCGTCTTTGCAATGAAGCTGTCAAACCACCATCTCCATATTTATTTGGATATCGACGATGTGAGTCGCGAATCACATAACGTGGTTTActacgtcgcagacttcctgtcgtgtACCTAttactttttaaacggaaaactatcaacggcaattctttaaaactgccgtgatttttcttctctgtgcgaagagaATTCTGCaagaacttcaagaaatgatgtcaatttgttctcatttaaagaaataacatataggcggagattttcagacaccggaAACGagatgtgattgcggacttacgccgtcgatatattttGCATTAAAGgcggccgtccctaaattataCGTGAGccttttttcggcatttttgacctccaTTTCTACCCTCGTACCGATTTTGTGACGTGGgtccccccccccatcctttAATAcgtgaaaataaaatggcggagcGCTCTCCTCGACCTCCCTCTCTCCCTAGAGAGTTGCCTATTTTAGGGGCGGCCCCTAACGGACTAATAAATCTAACTCGTTCATAAAAAACATATCTGTGTTGGGAAagtaatgacacatacgttgtttatataatgagccagaaatatgaAGTGAAGTCCATGTTTTGAACGAGACAGCTCCCCTTACACGAGAAAGATATCAACGGTGAACctacaaaaatgcgtatctcggttacGGAATTTCGAAATCTCtgctaatattttatttttttaaacaagacCAAAGCATAGtatcatggcttgaagttttcacagaatatgcaccgaaaaaaaagagaagttgatgtaacattctggatgttaaaaaactgtgcgagaacttaccaaatgctgaattaaccgctacatcagttacttcagcaatgtcaggatgtaaaactaactgctgtagcgggtaattcagcattttgtgagttctcgcacacttttttttacatctagaatgttaaatcaatttcacttttttttcggtgtgccttaaagagagaggaaaaatgactgaaattaaaaaaaaaaattacattcaatAGTTCAGTAGTCATTTAGATAATGAAGTataacagaaagtctgcaacgccgccaaccgagatacgcatatttctgcagtttcacaatcgatatattgattACAATCAGGCAGGATGAGACTTAAGGTGAAAGGCAAAATGCTCCGtcgcaacaaaaaaaatgtagttGCGAGTTAAAAATACCGATCCtcggtttttgatgaaaatataaaCATATAAGTAAAAAATGGTTGAAGTAATACACCAAAGAATCATCTTTATTCTGAATGTCTGACTGATCTGAGCCcaatcagacacatttttgagaTTGGGATTCTGGGAGTGGGACTTTGCCTGCAGGTATAGGGCTCCCCGAACATGCACGTTGAGCTACTGCTATGCAAATTGTATAGCCGTgttttgaaggcgttccaatgGACTTTTGTCCCGCACTCCTGCTGCTTCCCATCCTTCTAGTCATTCGTAGATCGTAGGCTCCGTCTTTAAGGTGAGGCTGTATCACTTTTGAAGATTTGGCTAAATTTACTAAGAGGTCATACATTagacgaggtttttttttttccatttttaattgTATAATAGTAAAAGTGAGCAACTAGGAACTAGCCCCTCCCTTATGAAAGGTTTCCCTTTTAAAGAGCGTGGAATGCTTTCGCCCTAGAGAAGTATCCATCGATAGATTCTTTTTAATTTGAGtaccaaaaaatcaatttttcacccTCTCCTCTCCCTCCCCGCCCATTTTCCTTCCCTTGTGTTCATTAACTTTCAAATTGGCGCTTAAGTACTTAGAGAGATAGATGTGTATTTTTATTTCCAGCTATTAGAAATTCAAAACTCAGTCGTTTATCTTTATCTTATTTTCTGTTTGCTTTATTTGGGTTTAAAACTTGTCAATCAAGGTTAGGAAACCGAGGGAAACATTCGAGGGGTGACCAAATTTTGTATATGACATAAATttatctctttctttttttgtcattggTGAAACAACAATCAAACAAGACTTAGAGATtgtgggaaaaataaaaaaggactTATTTATCTATATTTACACTACACATataaatatggaaaaattagtaaataaaaatCGCATATCCAATTTTTGCGGTTAAATCTCATGAATGAAACAAATCAACGGATGGAAGGGTTGTCTTATTCTTGTCGAGTGATATTTGATTTTGAATGCACACTCACTATACTACATCCGAGGTGTGTTATCATGTTGTTATTACAGTGGTAAATCTTTTGAGCGATCATGTTTCATTATTTAAAACCAATCCGCACTTTTTAATATAAATGGGAATTATGGGCCGGGCCTCGATGGTAACATtggctgtttcaatttttttgacaacATCCATTCCAGACtctacctgaaaaaaaaattcactgaattaaAATTGCTCACTCGACAAGTTCATTCTCCACCAAGAGCAGAAATTTCACTACACCAAACGTAAATGATACAGACCAATCGATTAGATGTACCAAACGGCAAACCTCTCTGTTTTTAAAGACCGCGCGCATGACTCGCGAACACAACCCCTTCAATCCcgagtgatacgactatttcgaCGCCGAATCTATTTTCGTCTAACTGGTTAATTGAAGGTTGTTTGTGATCTGAGGCGCCTGGTCAAACTCCTGCAAGCGTTGCAATTATCTCATTTTGAGAAATTAAACTATTTGAGTGTAATTAATATCTAGTGGATGGCATTGTATATTGCCATAGTTTTAACAGTTAACACGCGAGTAAATGAAACCCTCATAGAATTTTTCAGAATCATGATAACGCTATAAAAATCCAGTTCCcatattttttatacatttgtCTCGAAAACAAATGAGATATGCTGCTTTAGCAcactaggatgtcaaaaatatggcttataaacctatagATGCTGCCTAGATTGGAACAGCACTATGTAATTCTAGCATATCACAGGATGAATAACCTAGTTAATGGACGGGGTACAGTAATAGTACAGCATCTTagtaggatcaccagacacattttgaaTCACTAGATGTTAATAACGACATATTATTTTCAGTGTAGTTACATATTGTCCTCGATAATCACATTGCCCAAATAAGACTGAAATTGTTACGCATGACACACAACGCTGTACACAAGAAAGATGACATATGCTTACTTTCCCGAAAGGGACGTCATGAAAATCTAGCCATGGAGTTGGGATCGTTGTAATAAAGAATTCGGTCCATTTCATATGTGGTCCTGAAATGAGAAGTTGTCACATTATTTGGAGATAATCTGAACAACTATTTTCCAATGAAACGTAGTAtactttaaagtaaaaaaaaaaaaaaaaaaaaaaaaaaaaaaaaaaaaaacattagtaCACcggcggatattttgaaacctcATCGTTAAAGTCTGCGTTTTCCGCCAGAAAACTATCAGAATGATATCTCGTTTCAtctaaaaatatacttatttgtGAACATGGTTTTTGAGTGTTTGTTCGGTTTAGATAGTTTCTGAATTCTAGCAAAACATTTCTGATACGCGAATCCCAATTCGGTTTCTGTCAATATTCACgaggaaaaagtgcaaaaaagtGCAATTTACTCATGGCTAATGACCATCATCTATTCCTCTACTCGTTCTTGAAAAGGTCAAATCAGAATTACGCTCGCAGTTACGCAGATCAGCGAGCTCAACACGCCACGCTTCAAACATCCGACAAGGGATggaatgcagtggcgtggcgtgttttacgatatatcgattgatctgtcatttaaacctatgaaaaagatcgatgaacagagtgttcgcaacgaacgccgcGCGCAACAATAAATTGATTATTCACCATACctacaaatggggaaatatcgaaactGATCaattacgccacgccacgggTGGAAGGAGGGAGGACAGTCCTTGGAAACGGAGGTCATTGGGATGATACGTTTAAGCTAAGCGTGCACTCTTTAAaaggatttttaaaattcgttaaagttccaaatggctCTAACTATTTACTCGAAAATCCCTtctttgtttggtttttttttcatataaatgaaaaatatattacAAATAACAGTTTTGAGGCTCGTATGTAGTAACAGTATAAAATTAGCATCTTGAAAgttataataattaataatttgatAAGATGTTACAAGTGCATATAATTGTTACTACTCCACGACAAAATCTCTACTTGCACATAGTTGCATTTAACATATATACGTCAAGTTGGGAATCTAATGACTTGAGAGTGACAATTTCTGTTCTAAAATgatgataaaatatgtatagaGAAAAATCTCCTATTAAAAATTGCACGAGACgaagaaacagagaaaaaattctacaaaatgaatttaaaaagcaCCATGCACAAAATGATGGTGATCagtagattttgaatttccactcttcgTTTGTCCTTTTTGGAATAGCTATAGTTTCCCCATAGGTCCCCTCCCCCACGAAAAATATTGACTTTATGTCACAGTTTGCTGCTTAGTATTATTAGACTCCCGTAAAGAATAACTGGGCCCCTGTCCTAGACTTTGAAATGTATCTACACTTATGTTTTTATCGCATTTTTGTTATATCTCACGCGAAAAAAGGTTTAAAACTGTACCTCGTGAGGCCATACTGACGACGCCTGCTGCCGCGTGTGGTACTTTTCCCTCCTCTTCTTGGACCGTGTATGAATAAGCTTCAACTTCCTCGTCGTAAAGTAGGTTTATATCcattccttctcctccttcatGATATGATAGAGCAAATCTAGACTTACAGGTATTCATATTCGTAGCTGGAGAATGTACAATGTTGCTCGCATATGGACTAGTTCAAAATGCTGGAGCGATTTTACAGACCGGTAGTTTATTTGTGCATGTCAGAAAAATATCTCAGAAGCATTACCCGCTTATCGAAAGGAGAAtttcaaatggaccgcgtaaaacagataggaaccaagccacatcagctattgccaaatttaattgggcaatataattttttacaagaaaactgttgtgcggattttcgtgcaaatttcaatggattttctccatagtacgaagcaaattcctcaaaatattcaaaggaatccatacacacgttctctggtaaaaaattaaattgcccagttaaatttggcaatagctgatgtggcttggttcctttctgttaaacgcggtccaaatgaggCCTTACATGTAAAAACAGCGTTCAACCTCTTGAGGTAGGTCGCTCTTAAATAGCATCTTATAGGTGTTATGCCCCCCGACCATTTGTCTGTGAGACGACTTTTCCGAAGTCTTAAAGGCATCATCAAGACATCGCATAGATGTCTGATGAGCTGTCTCGAAGACGAGAATTAGTAGGACTTTAAACGCTATTCTACAGATCTTAAAGATGATGGCTGACATTATCCGAAACGACCTTAAGATCTTGTAAAGATAAGAAATGTTTGCCGGGGGTGCTCTGTTCTTCACCTTTAGGGATCAATATTCCGGACAGGGATGAgccaattttggaatttttggggTCGATAGAGGTTagaattttccgatttttctggtTCTGATagaatgatttaaaatttgtgcaggataccccgacttttaaaataaatatcccTCATTACCCCCCAGTGGAAGCCTcggaagggggagggagggcttTGGGGCGATGAAATTTAAATTCTTTGGGGTTGATCCCATCCCCACTCCTGCGATCCTTCGTGTAAGCTAAATAAACGAGGGAAAAAACCTGGTACGGATAATCTGGATCACTCTATATAATACTGcggttaaaaaaatgagaaaaaatacttgGAATGACTTGTAGATTTGATATCTGTCTGGACTTTTTAAAAGCCTCATGCTCAAAAAAGTAGATCGTATACTTTGAAAGTAGCAAATGATCATTTGATCTTTTATCACAAATCCTGTAATATAATTTTGGCGTTGATTTTACCTTGGACTTTGAAACCTTTgacaattttatggaaaaacgaTCCCTCCAAAAAAGTGTCATTAATTCCTGTCGTGGCTAGCGCTCGGAAGTAACCAGCAGTGATCGGCGTGTCTTTTTCATAGAGTGCTATGACTATTCTGCCCAGGGATGTGTCTCCTTGCATTACATCCAAAAAAACTTTACTTGTTGTCTCGTAGATTTTAGGTTTTATGGTGGGATAATGAATTTCAATAGTCTGCAAAATAGATGATTTATTAACCTACACCCGACTTAACAGCATGAGGAACACATGAAACCAGAGAATAGGAAAAGAGATGAGCATAAGAGGTGCACAATATGATTTCACGCACGCTCCTGTATGCAGCCAGTGTAACTTAAAAGCTCAAGAGCAGCTTTTTATGCGTGAATAGGTCACAGTGACATGGCTCTTTCAGCTGAATCAACTATCAGGAATTTCAGTCGAAAATTAACTTCCACTTAGGTTAAACTCACCGGAGCGAGGTTGTTTTCATTGAATTTCGCAAATTGGAAAATAGAAAACTTAACCAAAAGAAGCTGCAAAAGATCGATTattcttaaaataatttaagatAACGAGTTATAATTGAAAACTCGTGTGATCATCAGATCGTGTTACTTTTCAATGGCAACCATATTCCTGATTTTCGTGGGTAATTACGGGGGGAACTACTATGTGTTTTCTCTCCAAAGATGTTCGGGAGCACTTATGCCGGCTATAAAAATCCGACATCGAAAAAGTCTCCTCTCCCACAAAAAATTGTTCCCTCGATGTTTCCACACAAAAGGGCCCTTCCTAAATGAATTAAGTCGCATTAAGCTGTAAGAACCAAATCTTTGACACGTTATTCTATTTGCTCAATCTTTACGTTCGATACTAACGTACACATCAGATAATGTTTGACCTCACAGAATATGTCTATAAGCAGGCATCTttttattcctaattttttcattgtatGGACCATGATTTCCGCATAAAACGACATGGAGAAAACCACGCACGCACCAACTTAGCATTCTGAATTAGACATTAATGTTCCTCTTTAGGCATGCCtcgaaggaaaattttgagaccGTCAGGATTGTACTCACGCGAATTTCTCCAAGCAGGCACGCAAATGTGAGAAAAGTTGCTTCGAATCGCATCCTTTTAACCCTCTCCCACATCATGTAACAGGACCACTTTCATGACCTAAACCACCAGTCTTAATTCAATGAACtgtttttatcatcaattttttccctttctatCCTTCTCATACAAGGATTCCACTATACTTCAATAGCTTTGGCAAAAGTTTGGTACATTTTGTGCTCGTCTTACATAATTTGCCTCCTCTTGTCTCTCTTGTCTCTCATTCCTTTCAGCGCCCTCTAGCGAGGGCATTAGATAATGAATCAACTTACTCTGAGTCTTATCTCTGAAATTTGTTCAGCTCGCCGAAAAGTGCGCGGCTATTAAGCGAACGAAAAGTGGCTCGCGCATCAAAATGTAAATACGTGTTAATTATTCGCACTTTTATTGTTCAGGTTTTGAGTGAGCAGGGTCATTAATGACGACCTGTAACTGATG is part of the Bemisia tabaci chromosome 1, PGI_BMITA_v3 genome and encodes:
- the LOC109043200 gene encoding uncharacterized protein isoform X2, with protein sequence MMWERVKRMRFEATFLTFACLLGEIRTIEIHYPTIKPKIYETTSKVFLDVMQGDTSLGRIVIALYEKDTPITAGYFRALATTGINDTFLEGSFFHKIVKGFKVQGGEGMDINLLYDEEVEAYSYTVQEEEGKVPHAAAGVVSMASRGPHMKWTEFFITTIPTPWLDFHDVPFGKVESGMDVVKKIETANVTIEARPIIPIYIKKCGLVLNNET
- the LOC109043200 gene encoding uncharacterized protein isoform X1 — its product is MMWERVKRMRFEATFLTFACLLGEIRTIEIHYPTIKPKIYETTSKVFLDVMQGDTSLGRIVIALYEKDTPITAGYFRALATTGINDTFLEGSFFHKIVKGFKVQATNMNTCKSRFALSYHEGGEGMDINLLYDEEVEAYSYTVQEEEGKVPHAAAGVVSMASRGPHMKWTEFFITTIPTPWLDFHDVPFGKVESGMDVVKKIETANVTIEARPIIPIYIKKCGLVLNNET